The following are from one region of the Biomphalaria glabrata chromosome 4, xgBioGlab47.1, whole genome shotgun sequence genome:
- the LOC106063237 gene encoding methyl-CpG-binding domain protein 4-like: protein MTTRSTDKVSLKSPVRHFADIFDVVPAHSQCVSPILSTQFDRSEANDSPVKLRKISKIFSHAAAKVRQEGRKLRKVISAIEEPDCRKRMNATDNDKQTINNARNPCLLPRSPFFLVHELLYHNPWQLLVATILLENTTAHQKVVPVVWKILNHWPTPELASQADLNQVAHFIFPIGHNYQKAEAIINFSNDYLTKKWTYPIELKGIGPYGNDSYRIFCMNEWLQVEPSDKKLKRYCHWLKSNSERFGLMPIK, encoded by the exons atgactactagatctactgaCAAAGTATCTTTGAAATCTCCTGTCCGACACTTCGCAGATATATTTGATGTTGTTCCAGCTCACTCTCAGTGTGTGTCTCCAATTTTATCAACTCAATTTGATAGATCTGAAGCTAATGACTCCCCAGTTAAACTCAGAAAAATCTCAAAAATCTTTTCTCATGCAGCAGCAAAGGTGAGACAGGAAGGCAGGAAACTAAGAAAAGTGATCTCTGCCATTGAAGAGCCTGACTGCAGAAAAAGAATGAATGCAACAGACAATGACAAGCAGACAATAAATAATGCAAGAAATCCGTGTCTGCTTCCAAGGTCCCCCTTTTTCCTTGTGCATGAACTTTTATATCATAATCCTTGGCAACTTCTAGTAGCTACGATATTGTTGGAGAATACCACAG CTCATCAGAAAGTTGTTCCTGTGGTTTGGAAAATTTTAAACCATTGGCCGACTCCAGAGTTAGCATCCCAAGCTGACCTGAATCAAGTGGCTCATTTTATATTTCCCATTGGTCACAATTATCAAAAAGCTGAGGCCATCATTAACTTTTCAA ATGATTACTTGACCAAGAAGTGGACATATCCAATAGAGCTGAAAGGGATCGGACCATATGGCAATGATTCTTACAGGATATTTTGTATGAACGAATGGTTGCAG gTTGAACCATCTGATAAGAAGTTGAAACGTTACTGTCATTGGTTAAAGTCAAATAGTGAACGATTTGGTTTGATGCCTATCAAATAA